Proteins from a single region of Runella sp. SP2:
- a CDS encoding GNAT family N-acetyltransferase — MNWRNEQIDVLRQKEPLTLEKQDWYFKNVISPLFEQANPPQILWSFFKQNELIGYGGLVHISWEDKRGEVSFLLNPARIEDNHTYREDFLNYLSLLSRAAFEDLSFNKIYTETFDIRDFHISVLEEAGFLKEAILKRHWRINNQWVDSIFHCKFQK; from the coding sequence ATGAATTGGAGAAATGAACAAATTGATGTTCTCAGGCAAAAAGAGCCTTTAACACTAGAAAAGCAAGATTGGTATTTTAAAAATGTAATTTCACCGTTGTTCGAACAAGCAAATCCGCCTCAAATTTTATGGAGTTTTTTTAAACAAAATGAGTTAATTGGTTACGGTGGTTTGGTGCATATTAGTTGGGAAGATAAGCGCGGAGAAGTCTCTTTCTTGTTAAATCCAGCACGGATAGAAGATAATCATACTTATAGAGAGGATTTTCTAAACTACCTCTCGCTTTTAAGTAGAGCTGCATTTGAAGATTTAAGTTTTAATAAAATTTACACCGAAACTTTCGACATCCGAGATTTTCATATCAGTGTTTTAGAGGAGGCTGGCTTTTTAAAAGAAGCGATACTAAAGCGCCACTGGCGGATAAATAACCAATGGGTTGACTCAATTTTTCACTGTAAATTTCAAAAGTAG
- a CDS encoding NAD-dependent epimerase/dehydratase family protein yields the protein MFQNKRVFISGGAGVIGQELVKKLTNQGALLFVGDLKSKPQAFDDSVLYRQGDLNYITKEEIESFAPEYFFHLAATFERSTESYGFWEENNLHNLHLSSHLMSIIKDTPSIKRVVNCSSYLIYDPKLYSFDTSAITATRLCETDPIYPRNLTGVAKLNHEIELRFLHDHKSSQFTSVSARIYRSYGLNSRDIISRWIRTLLENQPLTVFRKEGLFDYIFAREVAEGLLRLAANHQCVGIYNLGNDNARRVSEVLEILRKYFPNLQYTEVESDIPFEASQANMDKTFQAIGWKPTLQLEDAIPEMIEFEKTNGFEDTTVHYKNVLITSISKKVPLIEAVKKAAKKLDKSIKVFGGDISSDCLGAYFVDVFWKMPSISKITLEEIVEFCNENNINCIIPTRDGELIFWAKHKAQLEGHGIHVMVSHESTVALCLDKLEFSNNLASHNAIPSSKDIETFTGISKFVVKERYGAGSMNIGINLSKEQALDKAATQQSPIFQPYFEGQEISVDAYISSEKKVMGVVSRTRDLVVNGESQITTTIQDSDLEQFSAAFLESLDFYGHVVLQIIKDSSQQYHIIECNSRFGGASTLSIAAGLDSFYWFLLESNGTSIGSYPFVKAQKALKQIRYPSDVLI from the coding sequence ATGTTTCAAAATAAAAGAGTTTTTATCAGTGGCGGGGCAGGTGTCATTGGACAAGAGCTTGTAAAAAAGCTAACAAATCAAGGTGCTTTATTATTTGTTGGAGATTTAAAGTCAAAGCCACAAGCTTTTGATGATTCGGTTTTGTATCGTCAAGGCGATTTAAACTATATTACAAAAGAAGAAATTGAGAGTTTTGCGCCCGAATATTTCTTTCACCTTGCTGCAACTTTTGAGCGTTCTACAGAATCGTACGGTTTTTGGGAAGAAAATAACCTTCACAACCTTCATTTGTCGTCGCATTTGATGTCAATCATTAAGGATACGCCAAGCATCAAGAGAGTTGTCAATTGCTCTAGTTATCTCATTTATGACCCCAAATTATATAGTTTTGATACCTCTGCGATAACAGCAACACGATTGTGCGAAACAGACCCCATCTATCCGCGTAACTTAACTGGAGTTGCCAAACTTAATCATGAGATAGAATTACGTTTTTTACATGACCATAAATCAAGTCAATTTACGAGTGTTAGTGCACGCATCTACAGAAGCTATGGTCTAAATTCACGTGATATTATTTCCCGATGGATAAGAACGTTACTTGAGAATCAACCATTAACCGTATTTCGTAAAGAAGGTCTTTTCGATTATATATTTGCCAGAGAAGTTGCTGAAGGGCTCCTGAGATTAGCAGCAAATCATCAATGTGTAGGTATTTACAATTTAGGAAATGATAATGCACGTAGGGTATCCGAAGTTCTTGAAATCCTCCGTAAATATTTCCCCAATTTACAATATACAGAAGTAGAAAGTGATATTCCTTTTGAGGCGTCGCAAGCCAATATGGATAAAACTTTTCAAGCGATTGGCTGGAAGCCTACATTACAATTGGAAGACGCCATTCCAGAAATGATTGAATTTGAAAAAACGAATGGCTTTGAAGACACTACGGTTCATTACAAAAATGTACTTATTACCAGTATTTCAAAAAAAGTACCGCTGATTGAAGCCGTTAAAAAAGCGGCTAAAAAACTAGATAAGTCTATCAAAGTTTTTGGAGGTGATATTTCAAGTGATTGTTTAGGAGCCTATTTTGTTGATGTTTTTTGGAAAATGCCTTCAATTTCAAAAATTACCTTAGAAGAAATAGTTGAGTTCTGTAACGAAAATAACATTAACTGTATTATTCCAACCCGAGATGGAGAGCTAATTTTTTGGGCAAAGCATAAAGCACAATTGGAAGGACATGGAATACATGTTATGGTGTCGCATGAATCTACCGTTGCACTTTGTTTGGATAAGCTTGAATTTTCTAATAATCTAGCATCTCACAATGCTATCCCCTCTTCTAAAGATATTGAAACATTCACAGGCATTTCAAAATTTGTTGTGAAAGAAAGGTACGGAGCGGGTTCAATGAACATTGGTATCAACCTTTCAAAAGAGCAGGCACTCGACAAAGCAGCTACACAACAGTCACCTATTTTTCAACCCTACTTTGAAGGGCAAGAAATCAGTGTTGATGCTTATATCTCCAGCGAAAAAAAAGTCATGGGTGTCGTTTCTAGAACCCGTGACCTTGTTGTTAATGGTGAATCACAAATTACAACGACAATTCAAGACTCTGATTTAGAACAATTTTCGGCAGCATTCCTAGAATCATTAGATTTTTATGGCCACGTTGTTCTCCAAATTATCAAGGATAGCAGCCAACAATATCATATTATAGAATGCAACAGTCGCTTTGGAGGTGCTTCAACATTGAGTATTGCGGCGGGTTTAGACTCATTTTATTGGTTCCTATTAGAGTCAAACGGCACAAGCATTGGTTCTTATCCATTTGTTAAAGCCCAAAAAGCATTAAAGCAAATAAGGTATCCTAGTGATGTATTGATATGA
- a CDS encoding HAD family hydrolase, giving the protein MILVFDLDDTLYEEITFVHSGFRAVSSFLSEGDKSKSESIFQQLVTIEHEQGRGKIFDEVLQAENKWSKANVKKCISIYRLHFPNIQLPVATIDCLKRFALYSKYIVTDGNKVVQANKVKALGIDTYFKKVFITHRYGVHHAKPSPYCFNKIASLEATNPSNIIYIGDNISKDFVGIKPLGFKTIQVLTGNYKHYQKPEPYQADIKINDLSQLTQSLIDSLKHC; this is encoded by the coding sequence ATGATATTAGTTTTTGACTTAGACGATACCCTTTATGAAGAAATTACGTTTGTTCATAGTGGGTTCAGAGCGGTATCTTCCTTTTTATCTGAAGGAGATAAAAGCAAATCAGAATCCATTTTTCAACAATTGGTAACCATTGAACACGAGCAAGGTAGAGGTAAAATATTTGACGAGGTTTTACAGGCGGAAAATAAATGGTCTAAAGCCAATGTAAAAAAGTGTATATCTATTTATAGACTCCATTTTCCAAATATTCAACTTCCTGTAGCTACCATTGACTGTCTAAAGAGATTCGCTCTCTATTCAAAATATATAGTTACAGATGGTAACAAGGTTGTTCAGGCAAATAAAGTAAAGGCGCTAGGTATTGATACATATTTCAAAAAAGTATTTATTACGCATCGTTATGGCGTTCATCATGCCAAACCCTCGCCCTATTGTTTCAATAAAATAGCTTCACTTGAAGCCACTAACCCTTCAAACATCATATATATTGGGGATAATATCTCGAAAGATTTTGTAGGGATTAAGCCTCTTGGTTTCAAAACAATACAAGTCTTGACAGGTAACTACAAACACTATCAGAAACCTGAACCGTACCAAGCTGATATAAAAATAAACGATTTAAGCCAACTTACCCAATCGCTGATTGACAGTCTAAAGCATTGTTAG
- a CDS encoding tail fiber domain-containing protein, with translation MKTLIIIFISLVAIIAKAQDQSPDRWVDDGETTKITLPQNGKLSVTKNAVSDLYVMENVAQWKMSDAPLDFLKILNATGVSETFIPMFLGHNQTDNRASMFMIGSTNYNNDYGVEPIVIFDARKYGDAEALTDGSEIANRALFRWQSYKTPYMTLSAKGALGIGTITPQAQLHTTGSVRFEGVQGGLGNALLTTDAQGTLLRNFLPNNSTVAIATTSPAINSLPRFNQSNVLVNSQLYDNGTNIGIGGVPVPNAKVTVYGTINALSDARTKRNIAPIANALQIVNQLNGYYYNWNTSDEKQVGLIAQEVENVLPELVSHSESGTKFLNYDGLTPVLVEAIKEQQQLLQLQAAQIKELQKEIEKLKKR, from the coding sequence ATGAAAACATTAATAATTATTTTTATTTCATTGGTTGCAATTATTGCAAAAGCTCAAGATCAGTCACCTGATAGGTGGGTAGATGATGGAGAAACAACAAAGATTACTCTACCACAAAATGGCAAGTTAAGTGTTACTAAAAACGCTGTATCTGACTTATATGTAATGGAAAATGTTGCTCAATGGAAAATGTCAGATGCACCTTTGGATTTCTTGAAAATTTTAAATGCCACTGGGGTTAGCGAGACATTCATCCCCATGTTTCTTGGCCATAATCAAACAGATAATAGAGCAAGTATGTTTATGATTGGCTCAACTAATTATAATAATGACTATGGAGTCGAACCCATTGTTATTTTTGATGCAAGAAAATATGGTGATGCTGAGGCGCTAACAGATGGCTCAGAAATTGCCAATAGAGCACTTTTTAGATGGCAGAGTTATAAAACCCCTTACATGACCCTTTCTGCTAAAGGTGCATTAGGCATTGGTACAATAACTCCTCAAGCCCAATTACATACCACAGGCTCGGTTCGGTTTGAGGGTGTACAGGGAGGACTAGGAAATGCACTTCTTACAACTGACGCTCAAGGAACTTTATTAAGGAATTTCTTGCCAAACAATTCAACCGTTGCGATAGCTACTACCTCTCCTGCTATCAATAGTCTGCCAAGATTTAATCAATCGAACGTACTGGTTAATAGTCAATTGTACGACAACGGTACCAATATAGGCATTGGCGGCGTTCCTGTTCCAAACGCAAAAGTAACCGTCTATGGAACCATAAATGCGCTCTCTGACGCACGTACAAAACGTAATATTGCTCCAATAGCCAATGCGTTACAAATAGTAAACCAATTGAATGGTTACTATTACAACTGGAATACTTCCGACGAAAAGCAGGTGGGGTTAATCGCTCAAGAAGTTGAGAATGTATTACCTGAGTTAGTATCGCACAGCGAAAGCGGCACCAAGTTCCTGAACTATGACGGCCTGACCCCCGTTCTAGTAGAAGCTATTAAAGAGCAGCAACAACTTCTTCAACTGCAAGCTGCCCAAATAAAAGAGCTTCAAAAAGAAATCGAAAAATTAAAAAAACGATAA
- the pseI gene encoding pseudaminic acid synthase has translation MFANEIQIGHVTISPDHKPFIIAEMSGNHNQSLERAFELVDAAAKAGAHALKLQTYTPDTITFNGKSEEFFIHDQDSLWKNQNLYQLYQQAYTPWEWHGPIFDRAKSLGMLAFSSPFDLTAVDFLESLEVPCYKIASFENTDHTLLKKVAKTGKPVIMSTGIASIADIQESVKVLKDSGCTQLVLLKCTSTYPASPENTHLLTIPHMRELFRCPVGLSDHTMGIGAAVASVTLGARVIEKHFTLRRADGGVDSAFSLEPEEINALVVESERAFLAMGRVNYELSPKEQKSLLHKRSLYVVKDVKAGEAFTAENVRSIRPANGLHTRYYEQILQSHASRDIEAGTALEWGLIASS, from the coding sequence ATGTTTGCCAACGAAATTCAAATTGGTCACGTGACCATAAGCCCCGACCATAAGCCGTTTATCATCGCCGAAATGTCGGGTAATCACAACCAATCGCTTGAACGAGCGTTTGAATTGGTGGATGCAGCGGCCAAAGCTGGTGCTCATGCGCTTAAACTTCAAACCTATACACCTGATACCATCACGTTCAACGGAAAATCCGAAGAGTTTTTTATTCATGATCAAGACTCTCTTTGGAAAAATCAAAATCTATATCAGTTATACCAGCAAGCTTACACACCTTGGGAGTGGCATGGACCTATTTTTGACCGAGCCAAGTCTTTGGGAATGCTTGCTTTTAGTAGCCCTTTTGATTTGACTGCCGTTGATTTTCTTGAATCGCTGGAAGTTCCCTGTTACAAAATTGCCTCGTTTGAGAATACAGACCATACTCTTCTCAAAAAAGTGGCCAAAACGGGTAAACCTGTCATTATGAGTACAGGAATAGCAAGCATTGCCGACATTCAAGAATCGGTTAAAGTACTCAAAGACAGTGGTTGTACTCAACTCGTACTCCTAAAATGTACCAGCACTTACCCTGCAAGCCCTGAGAATACGCACTTGCTGACCATTCCGCACATGCGCGAGCTCTTCAGATGTCCTGTAGGGCTTTCAGATCACACGATGGGCATTGGTGCGGCAGTGGCTTCAGTAACGTTAGGTGCACGGGTGATTGAAAAACACTTCACGTTGCGTAGAGCTGATGGAGGCGTGGACTCCGCATTTTCCCTTGAACCTGAGGAGATCAACGCTTTGGTGGTTGAATCAGAACGGGCATTTTTAGCAATGGGGCGAGTTAACTACGAATTATCGCCCAAAGAGCAAAAAAGTCTTTTACATAAACGCTCGCTGTACGTGGTCAAAGATGTCAAAGCAGGTGAGGCTTTCACGGCGGAGAATGTTCGCAGTATTCGTCCTGCCAACGGATTGCATACGCGTTATTACGAGCAAATTTTACAAAGCCACGCTTCGCGCGACATTGAAGCTGGTACTGCATTAGAATGGGGGCTAATTGCCTCGTCATAG
- a CDS encoding lipopolysaccharide biosynthesis protein — translation MTQIKKQTFQSTIFSYLSAAVGLVTQGYVIPNFFATDQNGLISLFLSLMLLLPLFANLGFNGAGTRYFPYFRDAKTNDHGYVFLALLFSFIGFIIVVVSLWFFKEGLIEEYQKKSILLVKYYPYLLPIVAFMLIFNVFDVYSRLHYDSVTGTFLSQFVLRLNNLVVALLYALRWINFDQFMVIWCTGISLPMVLIVLKTIREGRFSLRPDFVFLKQSQLLLPILKFCALSIIASLSSQIVLYIDKIMITDMIDLNAVGVYSTASFFGTVIAMPMIAMQLIAGTVVAEAWKNNDHENIAKIYQKSCLIQLFVGLWVFLGICVNLDNIFEFLPPAYEAGRWVIVWIGLSKVLDMATGINGTILNTSKYYYLDTIFFIVLIFCTVLLNHQLIPTFGIEGAAIGAVVSVFIYNLCRYGLLWYLFGFQPFNSKNAIVIGMGIASFGLVSLLPSLTGSPIAILGDMAYRSITITLLFVGGFYVIGYSPEFNQQCKTIYQKIWGIIK, via the coding sequence ATGACCCAAATCAAGAAACAAACATTTCAGAGTACGATTTTTTCTTACTTAAGCGCAGCAGTTGGCTTGGTAACTCAGGGGTATGTTATCCCTAATTTCTTTGCAACTGACCAAAATGGGCTCATCAGCCTGTTTTTGTCGTTGATGCTACTACTGCCCTTATTTGCTAACCTTGGATTCAACGGAGCGGGAACACGCTATTTCCCCTATTTTCGTGATGCCAAAACCAACGACCATGGCTACGTATTTTTAGCCCTGCTCTTTTCCTTTATTGGGTTTATTATCGTCGTTGTTTCGCTTTGGTTTTTCAAAGAAGGGCTTATCGAAGAATACCAAAAGAAGTCCATTCTGTTGGTCAAATATTACCCATATTTGCTACCTATCGTGGCTTTTATGCTGATATTCAACGTCTTTGATGTTTATTCTCGTCTGCATTACGACTCCGTGACGGGTACGTTTTTAAGCCAATTTGTATTGCGCCTCAACAACCTGGTGGTGGCACTTTTGTATGCCTTACGTTGGATAAACTTCGACCAATTCATGGTTATTTGGTGCACAGGAATTTCACTGCCAATGGTGCTCATTGTACTCAAAACCATTCGAGAAGGGCGGTTTTCGTTACGCCCTGATTTTGTTTTTTTGAAACAATCCCAATTATTGCTTCCCATTCTTAAATTTTGCGCGCTCTCCATTATTGCCTCGCTTTCTTCGCAAATTGTCCTCTACATCGACAAAATCATGATTACCGATATGATTGACTTGAATGCCGTAGGGGTCTATAGTACAGCATCGTTTTTTGGGACGGTCATAGCGATGCCTATGATTGCAATGCAGCTTATCGCAGGGACTGTGGTAGCCGAAGCGTGGAAAAATAACGACCACGAAAATATTGCCAAAATTTACCAAAAGAGCTGTTTGATTCAACTTTTTGTAGGGCTGTGGGTATTTCTCGGAATCTGCGTCAACCTCGACAACATTTTCGAGTTTTTACCGCCCGCCTACGAAGCGGGTCGATGGGTGATTGTGTGGATTGGTCTTTCAAAAGTGTTAGACATGGCAACGGGCATCAACGGTACCATTCTTAACACCTCAAAGTATTATTACCTCGATACGATTTTCTTTATTGTCCTTATTTTTTGTACCGTATTACTAAATCACCAATTGATTCCTACTTTCGGGATTGAAGGGGCTGCGATTGGAGCGGTTGTTTCAGTATTCATTTACAACCTTTGCCGTTATGGACTCCTTTGGTATTTATTTGGCTTTCAACCTTTTAATTCCAAAAACGCCATTGTTATTGGGATGGGAATTGCTTCTTTTGGGCTAGTGAGTTTACTACCAAGTTTAACAGGCAGCCCGATTGCCATACTTGGAGACATGGCTTACCGTTCCATTACCATTACGTTGCTGTTTGTGGGCGGATTTTATGTGATTGGCTACTCCCCAGAATTTAACCAACAGTGCAAAACTATCTATCAAAAAATCTGGGGAATAATAAAATAA
- a CDS encoding bifunctional 2-polyprenyl-6-hydroxyphenol methylase/3-demethylubiquinol 3-O-methyltransferase UbiG, which yields MSLIGKIYRQLEPLIEVFFRTTRQSKTAADPSKWKAEAQKGEFAFHKNDTWRQTEGFLQQTSVLFKAWGFEADEFAGKVVLDVGAGSMLRGKYFKNAKLVALEPMADDVLREIPWTDLRDAWKVFSTPAEESIPELVGQVDFIFSINVLDHCYNFDEIIANLYTYLKPGARAFLSFDEHYVTNKMHPLILTETICPPIFEKAGFKIEKFNKGFEGKAAEVMKVSTYGHGQTCLNYWLRKP from the coding sequence ATGTCGCTTATCGGGAAGATATATCGCCAATTAGAACCACTCATTGAGGTCTTTTTTCGAACAACACGTCAATCTAAAACGGCCGCCGACCCTAGTAAATGGAAAGCAGAGGCCCAAAAAGGAGAGTTCGCTTTTCACAAAAACGACACATGGCGCCAAACGGAAGGGTTTTTGCAGCAAACAAGTGTCTTGTTTAAAGCATGGGGATTTGAAGCGGATGAGTTTGCGGGCAAGGTAGTTTTGGATGTGGGAGCAGGGAGTATGCTGCGTGGTAAATATTTTAAAAATGCCAAATTGGTGGCATTGGAACCAATGGCCGACGACGTATTGCGCGAAATTCCGTGGACGGATTTACGTGACGCGTGGAAAGTTTTTTCTACGCCCGCCGAAGAGTCTATTCCTGAATTGGTAGGGCAAGTTGACTTTATCTTTAGTATCAACGTGCTTGACCACTGTTATAATTTTGACGAAATCATCGCCAATTTATATACCTATCTAAAACCTGGCGCAAGGGCATTTTTGTCGTTTGATGAGCATTATGTGACCAACAAAATGCACCCGTTGATTTTAACTGAGACTATCTGTCCGCCGATTTTTGAAAAGGCTGGTTTTAAAATTGAAAAATTTAACAAAGGTTTTGAAGGAAAAGCAGCGGAGGTAATGAAAGTGTCAACCTACGGCCACGGACAAACTTGTCTCAATTATTGGTTAAGAAAACCATAA
- a CDS encoding glycosyltransferase translates to MNQPLVSVIVPCYNYGRFIAETLESLQNQTLQNWECVVVDDGSTDDSAEVVQKFVESDPRIRYVYQQNQGLPAARNTGIRATTGKYIQFLDSDDLLQPDKLQQHAAYLETHAEVELVYGGLRYFYDGTSELIFSPQHKNTPWTLDKSGEGIELLPFLVISCVIMPPMPVMRRTTIEKVTGLFTEDLPSCEDWEFWIRCCYKNVQFTYLDLPNTLPLMRLHQTSMTRNRIVMVNSFIEVRQRLRPILPTPQLVKLNETLLNNDFVEKCILTLEREGRMAAIREAFYLSIERKSSILLGWSVLLFALPPTWAVKLLQLQRSFHKRFYHWVFKN, encoded by the coding sequence ATGAATCAACCATTGGTTTCAGTCATTGTCCCTTGTTATAATTACGGTCGGTTTATTGCCGAAACGCTAGAAAGTCTTCAAAATCAAACACTTCAAAATTGGGAGTGCGTCGTTGTCGATGACGGCTCTACCGACGATAGTGCTGAGGTTGTACAAAAATTTGTAGAAAGCGACCCCCGTATTCGTTACGTTTATCAGCAAAATCAGGGACTTCCTGCCGCTCGCAATACGGGGATTAGGGCCACAACAGGGAAATACATTCAGTTTTTGGATTCTGATGATTTATTACAACCCGACAAGCTCCAACAACATGCGGCGTATTTGGAAACACATGCTGAGGTTGAACTTGTCTATGGCGGGCTACGCTATTTTTACGATGGTACCTCTGAACTTATTTTTTCTCCCCAACATAAAAACACCCCTTGGACCCTCGATAAATCTGGTGAAGGAATAGAACTTTTGCCATTTTTAGTGATTTCTTGCGTCATTATGCCTCCCATGCCCGTGATGCGGCGAACGACAATAGAAAAAGTAACTGGGCTTTTTACGGAAGATTTACCTTCGTGTGAAGATTGGGAGTTTTGGATTCGGTGTTGTTATAAAAACGTCCAATTTACTTATTTGGATTTGCCCAATACCTTGCCGCTCATGCGCTTACACCAAACCAGCATGACCCGTAATCGCATCGTCATGGTCAACAGTTTTATTGAAGTTCGGCAACGGTTACGCCCCATTTTACCCACCCCTCAGCTAGTCAAGCTCAACGAAACGTTATTAAATAATGATTTTGTTGAAAAATGTATCTTAACCCTCGAACGTGAAGGGCGTATGGCTGCGATACGCGAAGCATTTTACTTGTCTATTGAACGAAAAAGTAGTATTTTACTCGGGTGGAGTGTTTTACTTTTTGCCTTACCGCCAACGTGGGCAGTAAAGCTTCTTCAACTCCAACGTTCATTTCACAAACGTTTTTATCACTGGGTATTTAAAAACTAA
- a CDS encoding DUF433 domain-containing protein, translating to MQHLERITIDPEICHGKPVIRGMRWPVEVMIDMIGSGMSFDDILNDHPELEREDILACLSYAKLLVSGFSLKEAA from the coding sequence ATGCAGCATCTTGAAAGAATTACGATCGACCCAGAAATATGCCATGGGAAGCCTGTCATCCGTGGGATGCGTTGGCCAGTAGAAGTTATGATAGATATGATAGGCTCAGGAATGTCTTTTGATGATATTTTGAACGACCACCCAGAACTGGAACGTGAAGATATTCTTGCTTGCTTGAGTTACGCAAAACTATTGGTTTCTGGATTTTCATTGAAAGAAGCTGCCTAA
- a CDS encoding DUF5615 family PIN-like protein — protein MKFLCDVHISFKLVKFLSNSGFEAFHVNSLENKWHTKDSEICQFADKNDLIVVTKDEDFRNSFFLRHSPRKLVRVILGNISNQELLTLFEQNLLLINKLHKEGSFYVELGHGTNIYKLPNL, from the coding sequence ATGAAATTTCTTTGCGATGTCCATATTTCCTTTAAGCTCGTCAAATTTTTGTCGAACAGCGGCTTTGAAGCATTTCATGTCAACTCTTTAGAAAATAAATGGCACACCAAAGATTCAGAAATTTGTCAATTTGCTGATAAAAACGACTTGATTGTTGTTACAAAAGACGAAGACTTCCGAAATTCCTTTTTTCTTAGGCATAGTCCGCGCAAATTGGTTCGTGTAATTTTAGGCAACATCTCTAATCAAGAATTACTCACTTTATTTGAACAGAATTTACTTCTAATAAACAAGTTACACAAAGAAGGTTCCTTCTATGTTGAATTAGGGCATGGTACCAATATCTACAAACTGCCAAATCTCTAA